In the genome of Yersinia enterocolitica, the window TACCTATCTTGATTGGTTTCACCGCGGCCAAAGAATTTGGCGGTAACCCGTATCTGGGGGCAACACTGGGCGGCATTTTGACGCACCCAGCGCTAACCAATGCCTGGGGGGTGGCGGGCGGTTTCCATACTATGAATTTCTTCGGTATGGAGGTGGCGATGATTGGCTATCAGGGCACAGTATTCCCGGTGCTACTGGCAGTGTGGTTTATGAGTATGTTGGAAAAACGCCTGCGCAAAGTGATACCTGATGCGCTGGACCTGATCCTCACACCGTTTTTGACCGTAATCATTACCGGTTTTGTCGCGCTGTTATTTATCGGCCCTGCCGGGCGAGTATTGGGTGATGGGATCTCGCTGGTACTTAGCACACTGATAACCCATGCTGGCTGGCTGGCCGGGTTACTGTTCGGCGGGCTTTATTCCGTGATAGTGATAACCGGCATCCATCATAGCTTCCACGCCATCGAGGCCGGGCTATTGGGTAATCCGAATATCGGGGTCAATTTCTTGTTACCTATCTGGTCAATGGCAAACGTGGCGCAAGGCGGAGCCTGCCTGGCAGTCTACTTTAAAACCCGCGATGCTAAAATTAAAGCCATCGCCATCCCATCGGCATTTTCTGCCATGCTGGGTATTACCGAAGCGGCAATTTTCGGGATTAATCTGCGCTTTATCAAACCCTTCCTTGCTGCACTGGCAGGTGGTGCATTAGGAGGCGCTTGGGTCGTCGCGAATCATGTCAATATGACTGCGGTGGGCTTAACCGGTATCCCGGGCATCGCTATCGTACAAGGCAATTCAATTGTTAATTATCTGATTGGATTGGTTATTGCATTTGGCGCTGCATTTATTATCTCTCTACTGCTTAAGTACAAAACGGACAGCGAATAATGCAAGAAGTCAGTTTGCTAAAACAACTTACGCTGGCAGTGATGCGTGGCCAAATCCGCGCATCGCGTGACCCTCATCGGCCAGGCTGGCACCTGGCCCCCAGTGTCGGGCTGCTGAATGATCCCAACGGGTTTATTTATCATGCTGGCTATTATCATTTGTTCTATCAATGGAACCCGTTAGATTGCCGCCACGGCAGTAAATACTGGGGCCATTGGCGTAGTGCCGATCTGATTCATTGGGAACATCAGCCTGTCGCATTGGTGCCCAGTGAAGAATATGAAAGCCACGGCTGCTACTCAGGTTCTGCCGTTATTGCTGATGACCGAATCACGCTGATTTACACCGGTAATGTGAAATATCCTGATGGCTCGCGCACCGCATTCCAATGTCTGGCACAGGAGAATGAGCGAGGGGAATACGACAAATTAGGACCAGTGCTCCCATTACCTGCGGGCTATACCGGCCATGTTCGCGACCCGAAAGTCTGGCAGCACGACGGTCAGTGGTACATGGTTTTAGGCGCGCAAGATAAGCAACTGCAAGGGAAAGTGCTGCTATTACGCTCCGATGATTTACGTAAATGGCATAATCTGGGTGAAATTGCCGGTTCTGGTCTGGGCGGATTAGGCCCGTTTGGCTATATGTGGGAATGCCCTGACATATTCAGGTTAGCGGATCAGGAGGTGCTGATTTTCTGCCCGCAGGGCATCGCTGCTGAAGCAGAGCGTTATCGTAATACCTTCCAGGCTGGCTATTTACTGGGCCAATTGGATTATACCAAGGCAGCATTCAACCATCAGGCGTTCCACGAACTGGATCTCGGCTTCGAATTCTACGCGCCACAAACCACGCTGGCCGCAGATGGCCGCCGCCTGTTATTCGCCTGGATGGGCATCCCGGATGAAGATGAGTTGTATCAACCCACCGTAGCCCATGGTTGGATCCATACCATGACCTGCCCACGAGAGCTGAGTCTGGTTGACGGCAAAGTCATTCAACGACCCGCGCGTGAATTGCAGGCATTGCGCCGTGAACATCGTCAGTGGCAAGGTCGTGCTCAACAGGCACCGGCACTCTCCATCCGCAGTGCTGAAATGATAGTCGAGGTTAGTGCGCCATTTATCCTCGAATTAGGCGATGAAATGATGCTGATATGGGATGGTGAACGTATCACACTAAGCCGCCGCAATCTGCGTACCGGGCTGCAAGAGTTCCGTTATTGGCGCGGTCAATTGCAGCAGTTACAACTGCTCTGCGATAGTTGCAGCATAGAGATATTTATCAATCAGGGAGAGGCGGTAATGACTACATGCTACTTCCCGACTGAAGACCCGATAGCAATCTTTAACGGAAATGCTGAACTGTGTCTGCAACACTGGTTGTTGTCTTCGCCCATGTTAGAATGAACTATCTTTCAAGGCGACAGATTCACTCAGTGAAAAACAATAACCTGTGAAAAATCATAAACGAATTACCATTAACGATATTGCCAAACTGGCTGGTGTGTCGAAATCGACCACCAGTTTGGTGCTCAATGGGCGTAGCAAGGAGTATCGTGTTTCCGATGAAACGCGGGATCGTATTATTGCCTTGGCCAACGAACATAACTATCAACCGAGCTTCCATGCCCGCTCGCTACGCTCAACCCGCAGCCACACCATAGGATTGGTGGTCCCGGAGA includes:
- a CDS encoding PTS sucrose transporter subunit IIBC (phosphoenolpyruvate-dependent sugar phosphotransferase system; catalyzes the phosphorylation of incoming sugar substrates concomitant with their translocation across the cell membrane; IIB is phosphorylated by IIA and then transfers the phosphoryl group to the sugar; IIC forms the translocation channel); this translates as MNINETVTALLPLLGGKENIVSAAHCATRLRLVLADDSLVQKSAVEKLDGVKGCFSNAGQLQVIFGTGLVNKVYAEFIKVAGVNEASKSEAAAVAARKLNPFQRIARLLSNIFVPIIPAIVASGLLMGLLGMVKTYGWADADSALFIMLDMFSSAAFIILPILIGFTAAKEFGGNPYLGATLGGILTHPALTNAWGVAGGFHTMNFFGMEVAMIGYQGTVFPVLLAVWFMSMLEKRLRKVIPDALDLILTPFLTVIITGFVALLFIGPAGRVLGDGISLVLSTLITHAGWLAGLLFGGLYSVIVITGIHHSFHAIEAGLLGNPNIGVNFLLPIWSMANVAQGGACLAVYFKTRDAKIKAIAIPSAFSAMLGITEAAIFGINLRFIKPFLAALAGGALGGAWVVANHVNMTAVGLTGIPGIAIVQGNSIVNYLIGLVIAFGAAFIISLLLKYKTDSE
- a CDS encoding glycosyl hydrolase family 32 encodes the protein MQEVSLLKQLTLAVMRGQIRASRDPHRPGWHLAPSVGLLNDPNGFIYHAGYYHLFYQWNPLDCRHGSKYWGHWRSADLIHWEHQPVALVPSEEYESHGCYSGSAVIADDRITLIYTGNVKYPDGSRTAFQCLAQENERGEYDKLGPVLPLPAGYTGHVRDPKVWQHDGQWYMVLGAQDKQLQGKVLLLRSDDLRKWHNLGEIAGSGLGGLGPFGYMWECPDIFRLADQEVLIFCPQGIAAEAERYRNTFQAGYLLGQLDYTKAAFNHQAFHELDLGFEFYAPQTTLAADGRRLLFAWMGIPDEDELYQPTVAHGWIHTMTCPRELSLVDGKVIQRPARELQALRREHRQWQGRAQQAPALSIRSAEMIVEVSAPFILELGDEMMLIWDGERITLSRRNLRTGLQEFRYWRGQLQQLQLLCDSCSIEIFINQGEAVMTTCYFPTEDPIAIFNGNAELCLQHWLLSSPMLE